The nucleotide sequence CTTAGCCGTATAATTTCTCTATATTTAAACGTCTTATTAATGTAAGTATTTTAGGAGGGAAATAGTATGGAGCTAACAAAGAACATTGACAAGGATTTAGTGGATGAAGCTCGAAAATTAAGAAATGAATTTACAGAAATCGTTTCAGTATATTCCACAGATCTGTGGAATTATTGTAAATACGTCACTGGTTCCCCTTGGGACGGAGAAGATCTTTATCAAGAAACGATGATAAAGTCTTTAGGGTTACTTCCTCAAAGGTGGAGTGATATTACTGACAAAAAATACTACCTGTTCAGAGTTGCAACAAACACTTGGCTTGATCAGTGCAGAAAGCTAAAACGTGAAGTAGGGTCTTTAGATGAAGTACCCGAACCGAATATTGATTTTTCAGATCGTCTATTCCTGGAAGAAATCCTAACATCCTTGGAATCAAATTTGACTCCTAAACAAACAACAGCATTCCTGCTATTGGATATTTTTCAGTTTAGTGCAGAAGAGGTAGCTGGGATTGTCCAAAGTACTCCAGGAGGTGTCTATTCAGCTGTGCAACGTGCGAGAAGAAATATAGCTTCCATAGACTTTTCGAAATCCGATACTAGAGTGAATAAACACAGTCAAAACGAAACCATCCAAGCATACTTAGAAGCCTTTAATAATGGCGATTTAGATAGTATGTTGAGTTTATTTAGTGAGCAAGCACAAAATGAAGCGTTCTTTGGTTTCCAGGAATTTTCTAAGAAGGAAATGCTTAAAGGGTCTCTGAGATTTGGATTGCCCGGCCATACAGCTCAAGAAATCATCCTTTGGGGTAAACCAGTTATCATTGTTTTAACTGATCATGGTCGTGAAATACATGACATACAAATGCAAGAGATTGAAAATGGAAAAATAGTAAGCCATAAAAGTTACTTTTTCAGAAAAGAATTTATTTTAGCTGCAGCTGAAGAGCTTGGCATGAAGGCACAGTTAGTAAAACCACCAGTAGATTGGAACTGAAACCTTTAGGGATGACAATTGTCATCCCTTTTAATTCATTTAAAACTTTCCATCAAAAGCTTCTTTTCTGGCCATAGAAGGTTCTAAACAGTAGTAATAGTAATTTTATAAATACACTAATATTATTCTATTAAAGCCCCTTTAGTTGAAGTAATCTTCAACCAGCTTAAAGTTATCACATGAATTTTTACTGCCATCTACTTGTAGTACATTTAATTTTAAATCAGTCGCTTTTTGATAAACTAACTTTGCAAACAAAGCGTCTCTTGTCATCCAATTATTAAAAGCCATCTCTGGATCTTCTGTGTCTTCTAAAACCTTTTCTATCCAATTTCTTCTCTTATAATATTCTCTTTGGAAATTTTCAGTAGGTATTAACCAGATTGCCTTATCTTTATCATTTAGATATGGCAGTACTAAAGAGGGTAGCAGTTGGTTTCCTTCTACGACAATTGGTCTATCACTCATTTTTGCAAGGTCATTTATAACAAATAAAAAGTCTTCTTTAAAAGATAGAATATAAACTCTTAATTGTTCAGCTATTTCCCTTTTGTAAAACGCTTCGTTTGCGGTCATCTTAGAAACTTTGTACATTGCAGGTTGTGTTAATTTAGATATGTTTTTCAAATGTTCATAAAAATGCTCATCACAAGAATAAAGATCTAATCCATACTTTTTTGCGTACATCTGAGCTAATGTACTTTTCCCAGCACAAGCTGAACCCCCTATCCAATAAATCATTTCTTTTCCTCGCATCTTTCACCTCGTGATTTTTATAGTTTTCTTATTTAACTATCCTGCCAAAGTCTTCTATAAAAAAAGAAAATCCACTTTACTGCAATTGCCCCCGATTGTGGAATAAGGTATTTAAAATCTGTTAGTTCCCTTCAAGTAAAATACTGTTGTACTTAGTCTTGTGAGCACGTGTGAACAATGCCACTTCCTTATCACTCAACCATACTAATTTCTCAAGAAAATAATCTATTTCAGCGATGTTAGGTTTCGTTTTTACGATATGTTTTCTTGCAATGATATTCCCCTTTCGATCCTCAACAACTAAACCTAGAGTACA is from Bacillus sp. FSL H8-0547 and encodes:
- a CDS encoding sigma-70 family RNA polymerase sigma factor; this encodes MELTKNIDKDLVDEARKLRNEFTEIVSVYSTDLWNYCKYVTGSPWDGEDLYQETMIKSLGLLPQRWSDITDKKYYLFRVATNTWLDQCRKLKREVGSLDEVPEPNIDFSDRLFLEEILTSLESNLTPKQTTAFLLLDIFQFSAEEVAGIVQSTPGGVYSAVQRARRNIASIDFSKSDTRVNKHSQNETIQAYLEAFNNGDLDSMLSLFSEQAQNEAFFGFQEFSKKEMLKGSLRFGLPGHTAQEIILWGKPVIIVLTDHGREIHDIQMQEIENGKIVSHKSYFFRKEFILAAAEELGMKAQLVKPPVDWN